The following proteins are co-located in the Thermococcus sp. genome:
- a CDS encoding cell division protein SepF, which translates to MGLFDSIKKKDEKSRPIRKPPASVKKEVSSSRHDIDVVPLEEDVLAKEIVKPQIRYLRKVVVTSYSDLERISEELQNGNIILVDLGPLEVKPEVLEKVAEQLKGMVSALGGQAAKVCKNEIKLILVPSDIKIAK; encoded by the coding sequence ATGGGTTTGTTTGACAGTATTAAAAAGAAGGATGAAAAGTCAAGGCCGATCAGGAAGCCTCCTGCGTCAGTCAAGAAGGAGGTTTCTTCTTCTAGGCATGACATCGATGTGGTGCCCCTTGAGGAAGATGTTCTTGCTAAGGAGATAGTTAAACCGCAGATACGCTACCTCAGGAAGGTGGTTGTGACCAGCTACTCGGACCTTGAAAGGATTTCAGAGGAGCTCCAAAACGGCAATATAATCCTCGTTGATCTCGGTCCGCTTGAGGTCAAGCCTGAGGTTCTTGAGAAAGTTGCGGAACAGCTCAAGGGTATGGTCAGTGCCCTCGGTGGACAGGCGGCCAAGGTGTGCAAGAACGAGATAAAGCTCATCTTAGTGCCGTCGGACATAAAAATCGCCAAGTGA
- a CDS encoding ZPR1 zinc finger domain-containing protein, translating to MIEKRENELGSEDVKVVTLGNCPICGGKGTLKAIQYVHDIPYFGKVMESTIICEKCGYRNADVIPLEDRPPKLYTVRVENEKDLFTRVVRSKSGTIELDEIGVKVEPGPAAEGFITNVEGVLERVKEALLMARGFKEGEGDEEAVKKTDEILGYIEEVRRGRKPLTIKIADPLGNSALIGEKVKSRFLTQEEVDSLSLGPYVRVNPEEFEESSENAENRSTQR from the coding sequence ATGATCGAAAAGCGTGAGAACGAGCTTGGATCAGAAGACGTTAAGGTTGTCACCCTTGGGAACTGCCCTATATGCGGGGGAAAGGGAACGCTCAAGGCAATCCAGTACGTCCATGATATCCCCTACTTCGGGAAGGTCATGGAGAGCACGATAATCTGTGAGAAATGCGGCTACCGTAACGCAGACGTTATTCCGCTGGAGGACAGACCGCCGAAGCTCTACACCGTCAGGGTTGAAAACGAGAAGGACCTTTTCACTCGCGTTGTGAGGAGCAAGAGTGGAACAATAGAGCTTGACGAGATAGGTGTCAAGGTAGAACCCGGACCCGCTGCGGAAGGCTTCATCACGAACGTTGAGGGTGTTCTCGAGCGCGTCAAGGAAGCCCTCCTAATGGCGAGGGGATTCAAGGAGGGGGAAGGCGATGAGGAGGCCGTTAAGAAAACCGATGAGATACTGGGGTATATTGAAGAGGTTAGGAGAGGCAGGAAGCCGCTCACGATTAAAATAGCCGATCCCCTTGGCAACAGCGCGCTGATAGGAGAGAAGGTCAAAAGCAGATTTCTAACGCAGGAAGAGGTTGATAGTCTGAGCCTTGGCCCCTATGTGAGGGTCAACCCGGAGGAGTTTGAAGAGTCTTCAGAGAACGCAGAGAATAGATCCACTCAGAGATAA
- a CDS encoding homoserine dehydrogenase, whose protein sequence is MQEIKLSLLGFGNVGKAVARVIIEKEQLFRERYGINVKIVSITDTSGTIWLPEGINLKEALLVKETFGKLSSWTNDYEVYNFTPVEAVNEVDSGAVIDVTNGENAWRWHLAALRGGKAVITSNKPPLAFHYAKLTREAERRDLPYLFEATVMAGTPVIGLLRENLLGDDVERVEAVLNATTTFILNRMEEGETFEGALREAQSLGIAEKNPDGDILGIDAGYKATILHCVAFEPVTFDEARVRGISRVNMEKVQRAKKRGRTVRLVATVEEGNVTVEPREILRSSPLAVGSHENAAVIKTDLLGKLVIRGAGAGPKETASGVVSDVLKASLALGES, encoded by the coding sequence ATGCAGGAGATTAAACTTTCCCTCCTCGGTTTCGGCAACGTTGGAAAGGCCGTCGCGAGGGTTATTATTGAGAAGGAGCAGCTCTTCCGTGAGAGGTACGGCATAAACGTTAAGATTGTAAGCATCACCGACACTAGTGGAACGATCTGGCTCCCAGAAGGAATAAACCTCAAGGAAGCCCTGCTCGTCAAAGAGACCTTTGGAAAGCTCTCCTCCTGGACAAACGACTACGAGGTCTACAATTTCACTCCGGTGGAAGCCGTTAATGAGGTTGACTCTGGGGCCGTCATCGACGTTACTAACGGGGAAAACGCCTGGAGATGGCATCTGGCAGCACTAAGGGGTGGGAAGGCTGTCATCACAAGTAACAAGCCTCCCTTGGCATTCCATTATGCGAAGTTGACGAGAGAAGCTGAGAGGAGGGATCTCCCATACTTATTCGAGGCGACGGTGATGGCGGGGACGCCGGTAATCGGCCTTCTGCGCGAGAACCTCTTAGGGGACGATGTTGAGAGGGTTGAGGCGGTCTTAAACGCGACAACGACGTTCATCCTGAACCGGATGGAAGAGGGAGAGACCTTCGAAGGAGCACTGAGGGAAGCCCAATCACTTGGAATAGCCGAGAAAAATCCAGACGGGGATATTTTAGGAATAGACGCAGGTTACAAGGCCACCATACTTCACTGCGTCGCCTTCGAGCCGGTAACCTTCGACGAAGCAAGGGTGAGGGGAATATCAAGAGTAAACATGGAGAAAGTCCAAAGGGCGAAGAAAAGGGGTAGAACCGTGAGGCTCGTCGCGACGGTCGAGGAGGGAAATGTAACCGTCGAGCCGAGAGAGATCCTCAGGAGCAGCCCCCTCGCCGTTGGAAGTCACGAGAACGCGGCGGTGATAAAGACCGACCTCCTCGGGAAGTTGGTCATAAGGGGGGCCGGAGCAGGGCCGAAGGAGACTGCAAGCGGGGTCGTGAGCGATGTTCTAAAGGCCTCCCTTGCCCTTGGGGAAAGTTGA
- a CDS encoding CBS domain-containing protein: MRVKTLMTPDPVAIELPATREYALELFRKYKVRSFPVINKKTKTLTGVISVKRILLHPDEDQLAMLIRREVPTVKPDDDLKKAVRKMIELDYRRVVVVDNESHVLGVLTVGDIVRRYLAKNEKMKDITIKEYYQRNVGVVWHGTPLKAALKSLLLCNAMAIPVIDDDGNLVGMVDETDLLSDSEVIRVMKQTALAASSEEDWILESNPTLLFEKAELQLPKKPVEEIMNRELIVATPHMSIYDVAQKMVQYKIEQLPVIKGEDELVGIARDMDIIKVILNR, from the coding sequence ATGCGCGTGAAAACCCTGATGACCCCGGATCCAGTGGCCATAGAGTTGCCCGCAACAAGGGAGTACGCACTGGAGCTTTTTAGAAAGTACAAGGTTAGGTCATTCCCAGTCATCAACAAAAAGACCAAGACCCTGACGGGGGTCATAAGCGTAAAGCGGATTCTGCTCCATCCAGACGAAGATCAGCTAGCGATGCTCATAAGGAGGGAGGTTCCCACCGTAAAGCCGGATGACGACCTCAAAAAGGCCGTTAGGAAGATGATTGAGCTTGACTACAGAAGGGTAGTGGTGGTTGATAATGAGAGCCACGTCCTCGGTGTCCTAACGGTTGGGGACATCGTGCGGCGTTATCTGGCGAAGAACGAGAAGATGAAGGACATAACGATTAAGGAGTATTATCAGAGAAACGTCGGTGTAGTCTGGCACGGAACGCCACTTAAAGCCGCCCTCAAGAGCCTCCTCCTCTGCAATGCAATGGCAATCCCAGTCATAGACGACGACGGGAACCTCGTTGGAATGGTGGATGAGACGGATCTCCTAAGTGATAGCGAAGTAATTAGAGTGATGAAGCAGACGGCTCTGGCAGCTTCAAGTGAGGAGGATTGGATCCTCGAGAGTAACCCCACACTGCTCTTCGAGAAGGCAGAACTTCAGCTCCCCAAAAAGCCGGTCGAGGAGATAATGAACCGCGAGCTTATCGTGGCCACACCACATATGAGCATCTACGACGTGGCCCAGAAGATGGTGCAGTACAAGATCGAGCAGCTGCCCGTCATAAAAGGAGAGGACGAGCTAGTCGGAATCGCCAGGGATATGGACATCATAAAGGTAATCCTCAACAGGTGA
- a CDS encoding sodium ion-translocating decarboxylase subunit beta: protein MAGMIDQVMTFFQGMGLLHLTWGNIVMIIVGLTLAYLAIRYKMEPLLLLPIGISAVLVNIPLGNLVNWPVAPNLPAHIGDNIFAMLGYLNQHYGPPGLFDIVYYTLIRTEIVPLLIFFGLGAMTDFGPLIADPKTALMGAAAQIGVFIAMLTAIALGFNLHQAASIGIIGGADGPTTIYLTTKLAPEILGATAVAAYSYMSLVPLIQPPIIKALTSPEERRIRMEQLRPVSKREKILFPIVAMITIGLLVPSAAPLVGMLMIGNLFRESGVVERLSKAAQEELMNIVTIFLGLGVGSTMRASSFLTAQTLMILGLGIVAFATATAGGVLFGKFMEKISGGKINPMIGAAGVSAVPMSARVVQRMASEEDPGNFILMHAMGPNVAGVIGTAVAAGVFLAVLG, encoded by the coding sequence ATGGCGGGAATGATAGACCAAGTAATGACGTTCTTCCAGGGGATGGGTCTGCTCCACCTAACGTGGGGCAACATCGTTATGATAATAGTGGGGCTGACGCTTGCATACCTTGCCATCAGGTACAAGATGGAGCCCCTTCTTCTACTCCCAATAGGCATAAGCGCCGTCCTCGTCAACATACCCCTCGGGAACCTAGTCAACTGGCCCGTTGCTCCGAATCTGCCCGCGCACATAGGGGACAACATATTCGCCATGCTGGGTTACCTGAACCAACATTACGGACCACCAGGTCTCTTTGACATAGTATACTACACCCTCATAAGGACGGAGATAGTGCCTCTCCTGATATTCTTCGGCCTTGGGGCAATGACCGACTTTGGCCCGCTCATAGCAGACCCTAAGACGGCACTGATGGGCGCGGCGGCGCAGATAGGCGTTTTCATAGCGATGCTCACCGCAATAGCCCTCGGCTTTAACCTCCACCAGGCGGCAAGCATAGGCATCATTGGAGGCGCCGACGGACCAACCACCATCTACCTAACCACAAAACTCGCGCCGGAGATACTTGGAGCGACCGCGGTTGCCGCTTACTCCTATATGAGCCTCGTCCCGCTCATCCAGCCGCCCATCATCAAGGCACTCACCAGCCCCGAGGAGAGACGCATAAGGATGGAACAACTCAGGCCGGTTTCAAAGCGCGAGAAGATCCTCTTCCCGATAGTGGCCATGATAACCATCGGCCTCCTCGTCCCAAGCGCGGCCCCGCTCGTTGGAATGCTCATGATAGGCAACCTCTTCCGCGAGAGCGGCGTCGTCGAGAGGCTCAGCAAAGCGGCACAGGAAGAGCTTATGAACATCGTCACAATATTCCTTGGCCTCGGCGTCGGCTCCACGATGCGCGCCAGCAGCTTCCTCACCGCACAGACCCTTATGATCCTAGGTCTCGGCATAGTCGCCTTCGCCACGGCAACCGCCGGGGGGGTACTCTTTGGGAAGTTCATGGAAAAGATCAGTGGTGGAAAGATCAACCCGATGATAGGCGCGGCCGGTGTTTCAGCGGTGCCGATGTCAGCGCGTGTTGTCCAGAGGATGGCGAGCGAAGAAGACCCAGGCAACTTCATCCTGATGCATGCAATGGGTCCGAACGTTGCTGGTGTCATAGGAACGGCGGTTGCCGCGGGTGTTTTCCTAGCCGTCCTCGGCTGA
- a CDS encoding acetyl-CoA carboxylase biotin carboxyl carrier protein subunit, whose protein sequence is MKVKVIVDGVEYEVDVEELPGGKFRVMFNEKSYDVEAKGLGINVGALSTPSQVSGLGVPAAASSPVSAPVAPATPATSTPAPAGEGVVTSPMPGKILKILVKEGEEVKTGQGLIILEAMKMENEIPSPRNGTVKKILVKEGDTVDTRQPLIELG, encoded by the coding sequence ATGAAAGTCAAGGTCATCGTTGACGGTGTTGAGTACGAAGTTGATGTCGAGGAACTCCCTGGGGGGAAGTTCCGGGTAATGTTCAACGAGAAGAGCTACGATGTTGAAGCGAAGGGGCTGGGAATCAACGTCGGAGCTTTGAGCACACCATCCCAGGTCTCTGGTTTGGGTGTTCCGGCCGCTGCTTCTTCTCCAGTATCGGCTCCAGTTGCCCCAGCCACTCCAGCAACCTCAACACCCGCTCCAGCGGGAGAGGGTGTTGTTACGTCCCCAATGCCGGGTAAAATTCTAAAAATCCTCGTTAAAGAGGGTGAAGAGGTTAAAACCGGTCAAGGATTAATAATCCTAGAAGCAATGAAAATGGAGAACGAAATCCCATCACCAAGAAACGGGACAGTAAAGAAAATCCTCGTCAAAGAAGGCGACACAGTCGACACCAGACAACCACTAATCGAACTTGGGTGA
- a CDS encoding OadG family protein codes for MAEFIEGLDLTVLGVTIVFTVLSILAVVLYAVGWTERRLVERETAAASSPAPTPVPKTEAEEKQEIPPRDLAVITAAVLAYTAEKASQLRPLPFRRKVSDAWRLYGLQSSMEDGEDFNYELGKW; via the coding sequence ATGGCGGAGTTCATAGAGGGACTTGACCTCACCGTGCTGGGTGTTACAATAGTTTTCACCGTGCTGTCAATACTCGCGGTGGTTCTCTACGCCGTTGGCTGGACTGAGAGAAGACTCGTTGAGAGGGAGACTGCGGCCGCTTCATCTCCAGCACCCACTCCAGTCCCCAAAACAGAGGCGGAGGAGAAACAGGAGATACCGCCGAGGGACCTCGCGGTTATAACGGCCGCGGTTTTGGCTTACACCGCCGAGAAGGCAAGCCAGCTCAGACCCCTACCCTTCAGGAGAAAGGTTTCCGACGCGTGGCGTCTCTACGGCCTGCAGAGTTCAATGGAGGATGGTGAGGATTTCAACTACGAGTTAGGGAAGTGGTGA
- a CDS encoding carboxyl transferase domain-containing protein produces the protein MSMEEKVNELYERKREILAMGGEKAVEKQHAKGKLTARERVEKLLDPGSFVEIGMFVKHRGTEFGMDRKELPADGVITGYGTIDGRLVFVFAQDFTVMGGSLGEMHAAKIKRVMELALEAGAPIIGLNDSGGARIQEGVDSLKGYGDIFKMNTLLSGVVPQITAIMGPCAGGAVYSPAIGDFILMVDNPASFMFITGPQVVKAVTGVEVTPVQLGGAMVHAQRAGQAHLIGKSDEEVLALIRRLIGYLPSNNVEKPPRVKTSDLPFRKTENLYTIVPDDPNKGYDVRGVIYEIVDRDENGNPDFLEILPYFAPNAVVGFGRMNGGTVGIVANNPIHLAGVLDIDSSDKIARFVRTCDAFNIPIVTLVDVPGYLPGTQQEYGGIIRHGAKILYAYAEATVPMVTVVLRKAYGGAYLAMGSKHLGADFVYAWPTAEIAVMGPEGAANIIFRKEIAAAEKPEEVRQQKIAEYREKFANPYVAAARGYIDDVIDPAETRAKIIMSLEALGSKRVKLPPKKHGNIPL, from the coding sequence ATGAGCATGGAGGAGAAGGTCAACGAACTGTATGAGAGGAAGAGAGAGATTTTGGCGATGGGCGGCGAAAAGGCCGTGGAGAAGCAGCACGCCAAGGGAAAGCTCACCGCCCGCGAGAGGGTTGAAAAACTCCTCGATCCTGGGAGCTTTGTCGAGATTGGAATGTTCGTCAAACACCGCGGAACGGAGTTCGGAATGGACAGGAAAGAGCTTCCGGCGGACGGTGTCATAACCGGCTATGGAACCATCGACGGCCGTTTGGTCTTCGTCTTCGCCCAAGACTTCACCGTCATGGGCGGCTCTCTGGGGGAGATGCACGCGGCGAAGATAAAGCGCGTCATGGAGCTAGCCCTTGAGGCCGGTGCACCGATTATAGGCCTCAACGACTCCGGGGGAGCGAGGATTCAGGAGGGCGTCGACTCGCTCAAGGGCTACGGCGACATCTTCAAGATGAACACCCTCCTGAGCGGGGTGGTTCCACAGATTACGGCTATAATGGGTCCTTGTGCTGGAGGAGCCGTCTACAGCCCCGCCATAGGTGACTTCATCCTCATGGTGGATAATCCGGCGAGCTTCATGTTCATCACTGGGCCGCAGGTCGTCAAGGCCGTTACCGGCGTAGAGGTTACACCGGTACAGCTCGGTGGAGCGATGGTTCACGCCCAGAGGGCCGGCCAGGCTCACCTTATAGGAAAGAGCGACGAGGAGGTTCTTGCCCTCATCAGGAGGCTCATCGGCTACCTCCCGTCAAACAACGTGGAGAAGCCGCCGCGCGTCAAAACCAGCGACTTGCCGTTCAGGAAGACCGAAAACCTCTACACCATCGTTCCAGATGATCCGAACAAGGGCTATGACGTGAGGGGGGTCATCTATGAGATAGTTGACCGCGACGAGAACGGCAACCCGGATTTCCTCGAGATTCTTCCGTACTTCGCTCCGAACGCCGTCGTTGGCTTTGGAAGGATGAACGGGGGGACGGTTGGCATCGTAGCGAACAACCCGATTCATCTCGCCGGCGTTCTCGACATAGACAGCTCAGACAAGATTGCGCGCTTCGTGAGAACCTGTGACGCCTTCAACATCCCGATAGTTACGCTCGTCGACGTTCCGGGATATCTCCCTGGAACGCAGCAGGAGTACGGCGGAATCATCAGGCACGGCGCGAAGATACTCTACGCCTACGCCGAGGCGACGGTGCCGATGGTTACAGTTGTGCTGAGAAAGGCCTACGGTGGGGCGTATCTCGCGATGGGAAGCAAGCACCTCGGTGCCGACTTCGTCTATGCGTGGCCCACCGCGGAGATAGCGGTCATGGGTCCGGAGGGGGCGGCGAACATAATCTTCCGCAAGGAGATAGCCGCGGCCGAGAAGCCTGAGGAAGTCAGACAGCAGAAGATAGCCGAGTACAGAGAGAAGTTCGCCAACCCGTATGTGGCAGCTGCTCGCGGCTACATCGACGACGTCATAGACCCTGCTGAAACGAGGGCGAAGATAATCATGTCGCTAGAGGCCCTGGGGAGCAAGCGCGTCAAGCTCCCGCCGAAGAAACACGGCAACATACCGCTGTGA
- a CDS encoding translation initiation factor IF-2 subunit beta encodes MSEKKVDFYDFEGLLEKAHDELPENVKNHASRFEVPAAQVTIAGNRTIIENFLDIAEAMNREPNHLLKFLLREVGTAGTLEGRRVILQGRFTPYLISNKLKKYLREFVICPVCGSPDTKIIKKGRFYFLKCEACGAETPIQHI; translated from the coding sequence ATGAGCGAGAAAAAGGTTGACTTTTACGATTTCGAAGGTCTTCTGGAGAAGGCCCATGATGAGCTTCCAGAGAACGTCAAAAATCACGCTTCACGTTTTGAGGTTCCCGCGGCGCAGGTTACGATAGCCGGCAACAGGACGATAATCGAGAACTTCCTAGACATAGCCGAGGCTATGAACCGCGAACCGAACCACCTTCTTAAGTTCCTGCTGAGGGAGGTCGGAACCGCTGGAACGCTTGAGGGAAGGCGCGTTATCCTTCAAGGACGCTTCACGCCATACCTCATAAGTAACAAGCTCAAAAAGTACCTCAGAGAGTTCGTCATCTGCCCGGTCTGCGGCTCACCGGACACGAAGATCATCAAAAAGGGTCGCTTCTACTTCCTCAAGTGTGAGGCCTGTGGAGCTGAGACGCCGATACAACACATTTGA